Part of the Flavobacterium alkalisoli genome is shown below.
ACCGTCTTATTGAGGAAGAGGAAACCTGGGAAGGTGTAATTAAGGCTATTGATGAAGGTTTAAAGCCTTTTACCAAACACCTTAAACGTGCCGTTACCGAAGAAGATATTGTGAGGCTTACCGAAATACGTATTAAACGTATCTCTAAGTTTGACATAGACAAGGCTCAGGAAAAGATTGAAGCCTTAGAAGGTGAGATAGAACAGGTAAAACACCATTTAGATCATATAATTGAATTTGCTATAAATTATTTCCAAAGCCTTAAGGATAAATATGGCAAAGGCAGGGAGCGTAAAACAGAACTGAGAAGCTTTGATAATATTGAAGCTACCAAAGTGGTTTTACGTAATACCAAGTTATATGTAAATCGTGAAGAAGGATTTATAGGTACCGGACTTAAGAAGGACGAATATGTTGCTGATTGTTCGGATATTGATGATGTAATTGTTTTCCTTCGTGATGGTAACATGATGATTACAAAAGTAGATGTTAAGACCTTTGTGGGTAAAGACATTATTTATGTAGCGGTATTTAACAAGAACGATAAGCGCACCATATACAATATGATTTACCGAGATGGTAAGTCGGGGCCATCATATGTTAAGCGTTTTAATGTTACCAGTATTACCAGGGATAAAGCCTATGATTTAACTCAGGGAACTAAAGGATCGCAGATACTGTATTTTTCAGGAAACCCTAACGGAGAGGCAGAAGTGGTTACCATATTATTAAGGCAGGTAGGAAGCATTAAAAAGCTGAAACTTGATCTTGACTTTGCTACACTAGCCATAAAAGGAAGGGCATCCAGAGGAAATACGGTTACCAAATATCCTATTAAGAGAATTGAGCTTAAGGAGAAAGGTATTTCAACCCTTAAACCAAGAAGGATTTGGTTTGATGATACCGTGCAGCGTCTTAATGTAGACGGAAGGGGAGAGTTGCTTGGTGAATTCAGGCCAAATGACAGGCTGCTTATCATTAATCAGTCAGGTAAGCTAAAAACCATTGTTCCTGAACTTTCCACTCACTTTGAGGAAGGAATGATAGTACTTGAAAAATGGATTCCTAAAAAGCCGATTTCCGCTATTTATTATGATGGCGAAAAATCACGCTACTATGTGAAACGTTTTTTGGTAGAGAACGAAAACAAAGAAGAAATATTTATAACTGAACATCCTAATTCGCAACTGGAAATAGTATCTACTGATTACAGGCCGGTTGCAGAGGTTATATTCTCCAAAGTAAAAGGAGTGCAGAAAGATAACATTGAAGTAAATCTTGAGGACTTTATAGCTGTAAAAGGTATAAAAGCCTTAGGTAATCAGTTAACGGCAGATAAGGTAAAGCAAATCAATCTGTTGGAATCATTGCCTTATGAAGAGCCTGAAGAGGAAATTGCCGAGGAAATGGAAGTGAAGGATGAAGTAGATCTTACTGATGAAAGCAATACCATAACACTTGATGATGACGGACAGATAACGTTATCACTCGATTAAAAAAAAAAGCAGCCATCAGGCTGCTTTTTTTTATCTTTCTATAAATATCTTTCGTATTGTTTTTTGTGAAGTTTCTAAATCTGTAATTTCAAGTATATAGGTTCCCTGAGATAAACTCCTCACATCAAACTTATCCTGGTTAAATTGTTGTGTTACTGTACGCCCTGCTACATCATATAGTTTAGCATCAAAATTAACAGGAGTAGTAAACTCAATAATAAAATAGTCTTTACTTGGGTTAGGGTAGATGTTTACCAAAGAATCTAAAGGTGCTTTCTCTACAGATAAAGTGGATTGAATTTTAAAATCAACAGTATTAATATCAAAATAGATACTATTATTTGCGGCCACTCTTATCCTTGCATTCTCAATATTAATATCAGGTAATACTACTGTTGCACTACCATTATTAGGAGTACTACTTAAAAGGGTAACAGGGTAGGTATAACCTCCGTCATCAGAAAGGGTAATTGACACATCCTGTGTGTTAACGGGGGCTACATCTGTACCGTTTACATCCCATGTTATTATCTGGGTTGATCCTCCGGCATAAACTATACCATCAGTATTTTGACTTGTCACCTGAAAAGGTCCTGCATCTGCAACTATAATTCTTATATCATCAGAATTGATACCGCTGGCATTAATCATTTGCCCGTTATATTCCATTTTATGGTTGTCGTTAACTGTAACCCTTATATCCATATTGCGTGGATGTGTAGGTAACTGTTCCTGAGCATTACTGTTATTATTAGCTATTACATCACTGATTTTTGGAAATGTTCTTGAAGGAATCGGACCGGGAGTTAAGCGCATGAATAAAGCCCCTTTTGTATCGTCCGGCACTGGTATAAATTGTTGTGGGGCAGGATTAAAGTTATCCCATACATAAGTTAAATTATCATTAGGATCGGGATCTTCAGCTATTGCGGTTATTGCAAAAGGAGTACTTATAGGGATTACAACATCAGGGCCAACATTTATTGTTGGTATGGTGTTACCTGTGGGGATTTGAGTACCTACAGACGGAATTGTTAATAAAAACTGAGCGAGTTGATGATATGATACTCCGTGAGCATAACCATAATCATTTCCCCCCTGAATTGTCCAGTTGCCATTTTCGGGCTCATAGTTATTACTTTCATTATTTATAGTATGTGCCTGACTAAACTGGTGACCAATTTCATGCCTGCATACAGAAATATTTAAATCTCCTGATATCGCACGTTTAAAGTCAGCAGCACATCCGCCTCCCTGATATGGAAAAGTTGCAATAACATGGCTTAAATCATAATTTTCGGCACCTATAATTTCATCAATTATACTTTGCTGATTGTTAAGTATTACTTCAACATCAGTACATCCAGCAGCACCATCAGGTATTGTTTCCCAAGGATCGGTTTCTGAGTTTTCAAAAATCAAAAGATCATTATTAGGTATAAGTTCAAATCTCATACAATACTCTCTACCATAAATTTCATTAATAGTATCAAGCCATTCATCAATTAACTGGCTAGTGTTGTTTACTCCTCCATTATTTTCGGTAAACTCTCCAATTGTAGAAACTGCCATTCTGAATATTCTTAGATTATCACCACGAGGAATATTAGTATTAAAGTAAGGTGAAGTACAGTATGGATTTAATGTTTCGGGATAAAAAATCTGAAATTCGTAAGAGGTTGTTTCACTTTCCGTTATTTCAAAGCCGAACAAGTTAGCAACCTGATTCATTGAATATTGTTCAATTTCCCCAATATAAAGACCTGGATTTCCTGCTAATAATAGAGAGCCTCCATTAGCTACAAAACTCTCTAGTACTTCTAATTCAGCAGTTGAATAAAGTTCGAGTTCATTCCAGTCGTTAGCTAAAATTAATATATCAGTATTTAAAAGGGCAGAGGTTGTTATGTTACCTGTGAACGTATTAAATATGTAATTATTTTCAGAAAAGCTGTTTTGAAGTATTGTAGTGTTATTATTACCAATAAATTCTTCTTTAAGAGTAACTCTGCCTGTACCTGGATTGAGCCAGTCTATTACATTAATTAAAAACTGCAGGTTATCACCCAGAACAATATTGTTATCTAAAAACAAATATTCGTCACCAATAGCTATAACTTTTCCGTTTTCGTATTGAGTAGTTACTGAAAAATGAGTAGCAACTTCCTCACATGAATCAAAATTAATGAGCGGTATGACACTTGTTTCATCATCTATTAAAAATGAACCTGATATGTATATGTAATTAACAGATTCAACATTAGTAAATATTTCATCAAATTCCTGAGAAAATCCTTTTTGACAACAGACTATACATAGTATAACTGTAATTATTTTATTTTTCAGCATAGTTATGGTTTGTTTGACTATTAGTTAATTGTTTGTTAAAAATATAAAAATGTTTTTAACTAATAGTGAAATATTTTGCTGTAAATCAAATAATTATGATTTTTATAAAAAAAAGCCGTCATTGTGACAGCTTTTATAATTAAGAGGATAAATAATTTTATTATTCTTTTTTCTTCCTCATTTTCATATTAAGGAATTCTACACAAACCGAAAAGGCGATAGCAAAATATAGATACCCTTTAGGTATGGCACCAACATGTTCTCCTGCCAATTGTGCATGAGAAAGGTGCATACTTTCTGTAATTAGCATAAACCCGATAAGGATAAGGAATGCAAGCCCCAGTATTTGTATTGATGGATTTGCGTTAACAAAGTTTCCTACCGGAACCGCAAACAACATCATGACACCTACAGATATTACAACTGCTGTAATCATTATTATTAATGCACCTTCAACTCCGTTAGTCATACCTACAGCGGTAAGAATCGAATCAACCGAGAAAATAATATCAATCATTAATATTTGAATAATAACATTAGTGAATGATTTTTTTGCAGCACTGCCAAGGCTTTTTTCCTCTTCGCCTTTATGGTCTACTTTTTCGTGAATTTCTTTTGTACTCTTATATATAAGGAATAAACCACCAACTAACAGCACTAAAGCCTGCCCGGTAACATCGGCACTAAACCATCCGAAGTCAAAGCTGAAAACCGGTTTTTTCATAGCTATAAGAAGCGTAACACCAAACAAAAGGGCAATACGCATAAACATAGCCAGGAATAAACCCAAACGGGTAGCTTTTTTTCTTTCTTGTTCCGGTAGTTTTCCTGTTACAATAGATATGAAAATGATATTGTCTATACCTAATACTATTTCAAGAAATGTAAGGGTTAATAATGCAATCCACGCATTTGGATTTAAAAATACTTCCATAGGTTTAGTTAAGTTTTGTTACGGTTCCTTTTTGTTTATTGGTATCTCCCACAAAAGAATATTCAAAAGTATAAGAATCGCCTTTTGTAGTTAGTATTTTCATATGCACGGCCTTTTTTTCCTGCATATTTTTAGGGTTCATTTTCTGTACGATGTACTCACAGTCGTTTATCCATCGGATGGAAGAAGTATCACTCTTACCTTCGTAAGTGTCAATCTCTAATTCTTCGGTTCTTTCAAATATAGTTGTGTGTGTTTTACCATCTATTTCCTGTTCAAATTTAAATTTGCCGGTTTTAAAGTCGCTACAGTTACGCTCCTGTTGGTAGCAGGATATAAAAGTAAAAGGTAATGACAGTAATAGAAATCTCATTTTATTTTTCATTTTCAAAAAGACTTTTCATGATGGTTTTAAGGCCTAAAAACATTAATATCATGGCGCCAATACAGGTAATTATCCCTAATCCCAGTACAGGAATAAAGAAGGGGTGTCCCTGATTTTTGAACGAACTGTGTATTACTACAGGCCCTAAAAAAAACATGGGTAATGCCCAGCCTAAATAAGTTAATCCCTTTACCAGTATTTTTTTATTTGTTGCCATAATGCTCTATCGCTTTTCTTACGTTTTTATGTTCCTGCAGCAGGCTTTCAGCTTCTTCTCGAGGAATATTAAGTTCATCCATAATCATACGTACACCCCGGTCTACAAGCTTATGGTTACTTAGCTGCATGTCTACCATTTTATTACCCTTAACACGGCCTAACTGAATCATCACGGCAGTAGATATCATGTTTAATACCAGTTTTTGTGCAGTGCCTGCTTTCATTCGGGAACTTCCGGTTACAAACTCAGGGCCTACTACAACTTCAACAGGTAATTGTGCTGTTTGCGATAAAGGGCTACCTTCATTGCAGGTAATACATCCGGTAAGGATCTTGTTTTTATTACACATTTCAAGTCCGCCAATAACATAAGGGGTAGTGCCCGATGCAGCTATACCTACTACGGTATCTTTGTCGTTAATGTTATATTCAGATAAATCTTTCCAGGCCTGTTCGCGGTCATCTTCGGCAAATTCAACTGCTTTTCTTATGGCAGTATCACCTCCGGCAATAAGGCCTATAACCCAGTCGAAAGGAACACCAAAAGTAGGAGGACATTCCGATGCATCAACAATACCAAGCCTTCCGCTGGTACCTGCGCCAATATAGAACAGGCGACCGCCATCTTTCATTCGAGGAATAATCTGCTGTACCAAAGCCTCAATTTGAGGTAATGCTTTTTCTACAGCCAGAGGTACGGTTTTATCTTCGTTATTGATGTTTTGAAGCAACTGAATTACCGACATCTTTTCAAGATGTTCATATTTTGAA
Proteins encoded:
- a CDS encoding DNA gyrase/topoisomerase IV subunit A, yielding MDEENLEPIEGEHFYEKSDNPESQDTITKVTGMYKDWFLDYASYVILERAVPAIEDGFKPVQRRIMHSLKELDDGRYNKVANVVGHTMQYHPHGDASIGDAMVQIGQKDLLIDTQGNWGNILTGDGAAAPRYIEARLSKFALEVLYSPKITTWQASYDGRKNEPVNLPVKFPLLLAQGAEGIAVGLSTKVLPHNFIELIDASIKILKNKPFTIYPDFPTGGVADISNYNDGMRGGRVRVRAKISQLDKSTLVITQIPFTTNTSSLIDSILKANEKGKIKIRKIEDNTAADVEILIHLPAGVSPDKTIDALFAFTACETSIAPLGCVIEDHKPLFIGVSNMLKISTHRTVDMLKRELEIQLDELEEQWHFQSLERIFIENRIYRLIEEEETWEGVIKAIDEGLKPFTKHLKRAVTEEDIVRLTEIRIKRISKFDIDKAQEKIEALEGEIEQVKHHLDHIIEFAINYFQSLKDKYGKGRERKTELRSFDNIEATKVVLRNTKLYVNREEGFIGTGLKKDEYVADCSDIDDVIVFLRDGNMMITKVDVKTFVGKDIIYVAVFNKNDKRTIYNMIYRDGKSGPSYVKRFNVTSITRDKAYDLTQGTKGSQILYFSGNPNGEAEVVTILLRQVGSIKKLKLDLDFATLAIKGRASRGNTVTKYPIKRIELKEKGISTLKPRRIWFDDTVQRLNVDGRGELLGEFRPNDRLLIINQSGKLKTIVPELSTHFEEGMIVLEKWIPKKPISAIYYDGEKSRYYVKRFLVENENKEEIFITEHPNSQLEIVSTDYRPVAEVIFSKVKGVQKDNIEVNLEDFIAVKGIKALGNQLTADKVKQINLLESLPYEEPEEEIAEEMEVKDEVDLTDESNTITLDDDGQITLSLD
- a CDS encoding reprolysin-like metallopeptidase yields the protein MLKNKIITVILCIVCCQKGFSQEFDEIFTNVESVNYIYISGSFLIDDETSVIPLINFDSCEEVATHFSVTTQYENGKVIAIGDEYLFLDNNIVLGDNLQFLINVIDWLNPGTGRVTLKEEFIGNNNTTILQNSFSENNYIFNTFTGNITTSALLNTDILILANDWNELELYSTAELEVLESFVANGGSLLLAGNPGLYIGEIEQYSMNQVANLFGFEITESETTSYEFQIFYPETLNPYCTSPYFNTNIPRGDNLRIFRMAVSTIGEFTENNGGVNNTSQLIDEWLDTINEIYGREYCMRFELIPNNDLLIFENSETDPWETIPDGAAGCTDVEVILNNQQSIIDEIIGAENYDLSHVIATFPYQGGGCAADFKRAISGDLNISVCRHEIGHQFSQAHTINNESNNYEPENGNWTIQGGNDYGYAHGVSYHQLAQFLLTIPSVGTQIPTGNTIPTINVGPDVVIPISTPFAITAIAEDPDPNDNLTYVWDNFNPAPQQFIPVPDDTKGALFMRLTPGPIPSRTFPKISDVIANNNSNAQEQLPTHPRNMDIRVTVNDNHKMEYNGQMINASGINSDDIRIIVADAGPFQVTSQNTDGIVYAGGSTQIITWDVNGTDVAPVNTQDVSITLSDDGGYTYPVTLLSSTPNNGSATVVLPDINIENARIRVAANNSIYFDINTVDFKIQSTLSVEKAPLDSLVNIYPNPSKDYFIIEFTTPVNFDAKLYDVAGRTVTQQFNQDKFDVRSLSQGTYILEITDLETSQKTIRKIFIER
- a CDS encoding TerC family protein, with amino-acid sequence MEVFLNPNAWIALLTLTFLEIVLGIDNIIFISIVTGKLPEQERKKATRLGLFLAMFMRIALLFGVTLLIAMKKPVFSFDFGWFSADVTGQALVLLVGGLFLIYKSTKEIHEKVDHKGEEEKSLGSAAKKSFTNVIIQILMIDIIFSVDSILTAVGMTNGVEGALIIMITAVVISVGVMMLFAVPVGNFVNANPSIQILGLAFLILIGFMLITESMHLSHAQLAGEHVGAIPKGYLYFAIAFSVCVEFLNMKMRKKKE
- a CDS encoding DNA topoisomerase IV, producing the protein MRFLLLSLPFTFISCYQQERNCSDFKTGKFKFEQEIDGKTHTTIFERTEELEIDTYEGKSDTSSIRWINDCEYIVQKMNPKNMQEKKAVHMKILTTKGDSYTFEYSFVGDTNKQKGTVTKLN
- a CDS encoding DUF6095 family protein; translated protein: MATNKKILVKGLTYLGWALPMFFLGPVVIHSSFKNQGHPFFIPVLGLGIITCIGAMILMFLGLKTIMKSLFENEK
- the murQ gene encoding N-acetylmuramic acid 6-phosphate etherase, with the protein product MSFTKTTEQSSKYEHLEKMSVIQLLQNINNEDKTVPLAVEKALPQIEALVQQIIPRMKDGGRLFYIGAGTSGRLGIVDASECPPTFGVPFDWVIGLIAGGDTAIRKAVEFAEDDREQAWKDLSEYNINDKDTVVGIAASGTTPYVIGGLEMCNKNKILTGCITCNEGSPLSQTAQLPVEVVVGPEFVTGSSRMKAGTAQKLVLNMISTAVMIQLGRVKGNKMVDMQLSNHKLVDRGVRMIMDELNIPREEAESLLQEHKNVRKAIEHYGNK